Proteins encoded together in one Centropristis striata isolate RG_2023a ecotype Rhode Island chromosome 6, C.striata_1.0, whole genome shotgun sequence window:
- the irf7 gene encoding interferon regulatory factor 7 isoform X2 yields the protein MQSPPKPQFASWLIEQVGTGQYTGLCYVEENKFRVPWKHNSRKDCNDEDSKIFRAWAVASGKINEFPNDKAKWKTNFRCALNNLSARFKKIKDNSKNSEDPHKIYEIINTGYNYENLIPQNSQEDFDMIPEIESSPIEYFPSGNELLNNFMALDIGNQPSEEQWVEDYALQNAAVPVSYPVAAENHQQLLLDQAPYCEVILPQVAMQPPQPSIHDLEISIHYRKREMLKTTLTTDLLQLHYQHEAPGPNGHHLCFPPTNDLLDRKQIEYTNRILNSIQKGLFLEVQSTGIYAWRQDRCHVFASTSDPTVAHPDPRKLPQKTRVELLNFEKYVNELKQFKDNNGGSPEYTINMCFGERFPDGKPLEKKLIVVKVVPLICRHFHEMAQMEGASSLHSANVSLQISHNSLYDLINSTFSLPTVEEQAQPFLPQM from the exons ATGCAAAG CCCTCCCAAGCCTCAGTTTGCCAGCTGGCTCATAGAGCAGGTCGGGACGGGCCAGTATACCGGCCTGTGCTATGTGGAGGAAAACAAGTTCAGAGTCCCCTGGAAGCACAACTCCAGGAAGGACTGCAATGATGAGGACAGCAAAATATTCCGG GCATGGGCAGTAGCAAGTGGAAAAATCAACGAGTTCCCGAACGACAAGGCAAAGTGGAAAACCAACTTCCGATGTGCTCTGAACAACCTCTCTGCGCGCTTTAAGAAGATAAAGGATAACTCCAAGAATTCTGAAGATCCTCATAAAATCTATGAGATTATTAACACTGGAT ACAACTATGAAAATCTGATACCACAAAACTCCCAGGAGGATTTTGATATGATTCCAGAGATTGAGAGCTCTCCCATTGAGTACTTCCCCTCAGGAAATGAG CTGCTTAACAATTTCATGGCCTTGGATATTGGCAACCAGCCCTCAG AGGAGCAATGGGTAGAGGACTATGCTCTGCAGAATGCAGCTGTCCCTGTAAGCTATCCTGTAGCAGCTGAGAACCACCAGCAGCTTTTACTAGATCAGGCTCCATACTGCGAGG taattCTTCCACAAGTGGCTATGCAGCCTCCGCAGCCAAGTATACATGACCTGGAGATCTCCATCCACTACAGGAAAAGAGAAATGCTTAAGACCACGTTGACCACTGACCTTCTCCAGCTCCACTACCAACACGAGGCCCCTGGACCAAATGGCCACCATCTCTGCTTCCCCCCAACTAATGATCTGCTGGACCGCAAACAG ATTGAATACACCAACCGCATCCTTAACAGCATCCAGAAGGGTCTATTTCTGGAGGTTCAAAGCACCGGTATTTACGCCTGGAGGCAGGACAGGTGCCATGTGTTTGCCAGCACTAGTGATCCCACTGTGGCTCATCCAGACCCAAGAAAGCTGCCCCAGAAAACCAGGGTGGAGCTCCTCAACTTTGAGAAGTATGTAAATG AACTGAAGCAGTTTAAAGACAACAATGGTGGCTCTCCGGAGTACACCATCAACATGTGCTTTGGAGAGAGGTTTCCTGATGGGAAACCTTTGGAGAAGAAGCTCATCGTAGTCAAG GTGGTTCCTCTGATCTGTCGACACTTTCACGAGATGGCCCAGATGGAGGGAGCTTCTTCTCTTCACAGCGCCAATGTCAGCCTACAGATCTCACACAACAGCCTCTATGATCTTATTAATTCAACCTTCAGTCTGCCCACAGTTGAAGAGCAAGCACAGCCTTTTCTACCTCAGATGTGA
- the irf7 gene encoding interferon regulatory factor 7 isoform X1 has product MFPFSPPKPQFASWLIEQVGTGQYTGLCYVEENKFRVPWKHNSRKDCNDEDSKIFRAWAVASGKINEFPNDKAKWKTNFRCALNNLSARFKKIKDNSKNSEDPHKIYEIINTGYNYENLIPQNSQEDFDMIPEIESSPIEYFPSGNELLNNFMALDIGNQPSEEQWVEDYALQNAAVPVSYPVAAENHQQLLLDQAPYCEVILPQVAMQPPQPSIHDLEISIHYRKREMLKTTLTTDLLQLHYQHEAPGPNGHHLCFPPTNDLLDRKQIEYTNRILNSIQKGLFLEVQSTGIYAWRQDRCHVFASTSDPTVAHPDPRKLPQKTRVELLNFEKYVNELKQFKDNNGGSPEYTINMCFGERFPDGKPLEKKLIVVKVVPLICRHFHEMAQMEGASSLHSANVSLQISHNSLYDLINSTFSLPTVEEQAQPFLPQM; this is encoded by the exons ATGTTTCCTTTCAGCCCTCCCAAGCCTCAGTTTGCCAGCTGGCTCATAGAGCAGGTCGGGACGGGCCAGTATACCGGCCTGTGCTATGTGGAGGAAAACAAGTTCAGAGTCCCCTGGAAGCACAACTCCAGGAAGGACTGCAATGATGAGGACAGCAAAATATTCCGG GCATGGGCAGTAGCAAGTGGAAAAATCAACGAGTTCCCGAACGACAAGGCAAAGTGGAAAACCAACTTCCGATGTGCTCTGAACAACCTCTCTGCGCGCTTTAAGAAGATAAAGGATAACTCCAAGAATTCTGAAGATCCTCATAAAATCTATGAGATTATTAACACTGGAT ACAACTATGAAAATCTGATACCACAAAACTCCCAGGAGGATTTTGATATGATTCCAGAGATTGAGAGCTCTCCCATTGAGTACTTCCCCTCAGGAAATGAG CTGCTTAACAATTTCATGGCCTTGGATATTGGCAACCAGCCCTCAG AGGAGCAATGGGTAGAGGACTATGCTCTGCAGAATGCAGCTGTCCCTGTAAGCTATCCTGTAGCAGCTGAGAACCACCAGCAGCTTTTACTAGATCAGGCTCCATACTGCGAGG taattCTTCCACAAGTGGCTATGCAGCCTCCGCAGCCAAGTATACATGACCTGGAGATCTCCATCCACTACAGGAAAAGAGAAATGCTTAAGACCACGTTGACCACTGACCTTCTCCAGCTCCACTACCAACACGAGGCCCCTGGACCAAATGGCCACCATCTCTGCTTCCCCCCAACTAATGATCTGCTGGACCGCAAACAG ATTGAATACACCAACCGCATCCTTAACAGCATCCAGAAGGGTCTATTTCTGGAGGTTCAAAGCACCGGTATTTACGCCTGGAGGCAGGACAGGTGCCATGTGTTTGCCAGCACTAGTGATCCCACTGTGGCTCATCCAGACCCAAGAAAGCTGCCCCAGAAAACCAGGGTGGAGCTCCTCAACTTTGAGAAGTATGTAAATG AACTGAAGCAGTTTAAAGACAACAATGGTGGCTCTCCGGAGTACACCATCAACATGTGCTTTGGAGAGAGGTTTCCTGATGGGAAACCTTTGGAGAAGAAGCTCATCGTAGTCAAG GTGGTTCCTCTGATCTGTCGACACTTTCACGAGATGGCCCAGATGGAGGGAGCTTCTTCTCTTCACAGCGCCAATGTCAGCCTACAGATCTCACACAACAGCCTCTATGATCTTATTAATTCAACCTTCAGTCTGCCCACAGTTGAAGAGCAAGCACAGCCTTTTCTACCTCAGATGTGA
- the phrf1 gene encoding PHD and RING finger domain-containing protein 1 — MDDDDSQDELINRSTSQSKGKRAALWAISDDSDDAEEESEEGESDSGDEEEDQLDGEDDDDLGEEEEGNEEEDDEEEEGDAKAGDGAFGGTSADLLEMSSDEDAEKCPICLNSFSSQPVATPENCEHYFCLDCILAWAKNANSCPVDRIAFNSIYLRKCYGGKVKKMITVQKPVKEGQEETVDLDLDQTSCEVCGGSDREDRLLLCDGCDAGYHMECLTPPLDSVPVEEWFCPECEANNRNSRGSAEELSDAESLPSTARPATSRSQFGAAGPTRAIARTQQSERVRANVNRHRITQARTSQLAPTYLIQSTWLDETINAVVAGLNTAVYVRDYTTRLPTSRRRRTGKRRKVKSRNTSSAKGKNGKVTGVKRRRRKVRRTKSRRKLILKKTPTTRSRIANNLGLVKDKKSASIPAVYRPPEHTLSGMRADIGAASLSIYGDPFDLDPFVEREEEEQHARVTSLLEAKRRGISRSALRSHQPVARPVTASLSRRSMAVTPSGGVVEEAPVPDLLGSILSGQSVLLMDSSDIVINRDGSLKATKPMLPSTSGCSNGSRSGDASTEISPMMSPSQGDRSPSLHHNGDLPGSSYSSTNRPFSQSSSHLSPCIPSSANHIQPSSHSDFPPRGPPSLHQPRPIRPTHPAGHLRTNGVRVPTPSTSIHPTRDSSSSSKEMASSQSLSKKAPPKPMWVDVSVLPRIPKIRRESSSITNDGNSQGGRTSRGSSSNSTTSSNDYGVPETGITSLAGDRGRQQSVDQQKGRADGQNQRQRPDGASTSSAFSNSFSSSSSSSSSGSSASHPRYSSSFSSSSSSSSVSFRINSSGNSWQSRRLSGSPSSAAGGSMQGHRREKEEEAKKRQLHRDKQMLLASRTLTSQDRDSNTIYDPFNPTLSDSNSSDDEGESTSLDVSNRHVAHDWKAPSLGNKKRLVQSKQGQISVKTETQEIEESQEEPVRVSAQETTSLEVSFPEEYIKVKKESRLTDTETEKQTLLLHTKVKKEPGLDDAGEDKRFGHTVKHLNSETNTPPAQNSLDLVKTERESSEEQSGQIVGTPNSVPPDCENDSSASNSAPIKKKQKPEIISDSKSSSKSRDSGLKKKTPQVSKEMRSSSSEPDQGKRRDHHASGEGGRKKEKEKDRDRNSRRSRSRERRRRAHSTSESSQSNSPDRTRRKRQRSRSRSRSKDRRRSRSGSSSSSRERSRKKKHTQKSKERNDSRDRDNDRRRASRDQRRGRSCSKSRSRSRSRSKDHKRGRSHSKSRSKSRSRSRERRKDHTRLQQPSSSSREKVESQSKDKRRRRSRSSSRDKRKDKGSSSRSSQKTSGSQVPASKDTKRLQDKKKEKVNSLKEEKVATLNKPKTSSCSTDSQPGKKDKDLRADGPATTPEKVKEIKVEKEIKKEKQPTLDMFEDFSIAKPIKKEETDSQASMFAKSKGEEENKEDPIKTEKFEMKTETFKIKTETFETNTETCEIPIIKSEPSSPELCHLPPVTSCSTLTPPVTADSPQDTVSQSESQASGEQQDSVGFTVPVKQEVQQPSDSDDDFNVDVMLDNLDYVKSERTEDSNASVKQAKEVEEEKNEPLSTVVKSKTQVKRVTWNIQEPEGPQREKSPSKLSLYKLKLKQEGARRPSSAAQTLSQDTTGAASHHSKRGAVCPPSSSSRSDDVQAEVEEGDLSRKDQYLKKLHMQERAIEEVKLAIKPFYQRRDINKDEYKEILRKAVQKVCHSKSGEINPVKVGNLVKAYVDKYKHARKHRKGEDLEQTEEAEAMKISDSP; from the exons ATGGACGATGATGACAGCCAAGATGAGCTGATCAACCGCAGTACATCTCAAAGCAAAGGGAAAAGGGCTGCGTTGTGGGCAATCTCAG ATGACTCCGATGATGCCGAGGAGGAGTCTGAGGAAGGAGAATCTGACAGTGGTGATGAAGAAGAGGATCAGCTTGAtggagaggatgatgatgacctgggggaggaagaagaagggaatgaggaggaggatg atgaggaagaggagggcgaTGCAAAGGCTGGGGATGGAGCTTTTGGGGGAACCTCTGCTGACCTTTTAGAGATGAGCTCGGATGAGGACGCAGAGAAGTGTCCTATATGCCTTAACTCGTTCAGCAGTCAGCCTGTTGCAACACCAGAGAACTGCGAGCACTACTTCTGTCTCGACTGCATCCTTGCATGGGCCAAG AATGCAAACTCGTGTCCTGTGGACCGTATTGCCTTCAACAGCATATACCTAAGGAAATGTTATGGAGGCAAAGTGAAGAAAATG ATCACAGTGCAAAAGCCTGTGAAGGAAGGGCAAGAGGAAACAGTAGATCTGGACCTGGACCAGACCAGCTGTGAGGTGTGTGGGGGCAGTGACCGTGAGGACCGCCTCTTGCTCTGTGATGGCTGTGATGCTGG GTATCACATGGAGTGTCTCACACCACCTCTGGACTCTGTTCCTGTGGAAGAATGGTTCTGTCCTGAGTGTGAAGCCAACAACCGTAACTCAA GGGGTTCAGCAGAAGAACTTAGTGATGCAGAGAGCCTGCCTTCTACTGCCCGTCCTGCCACTAGTCGTTCCCAGTTTGGTGCTGCAGGTCCCACCAGAGCTATCGCTCGAACTCAGCAGAGTGAGAGGGTTCGAGCTAATGTCAACCGACATCGCATCACACAGGCACGCACATCGCAG TTGGCCCCCACATATCTGATTCAGTCTACTTGGCTGGATGAGACTATTAATGCTGTGGTGGCTGGGCTCAATACGGCTGTGTATGTACGGGACTACACAACTCGTCTTCCGACTAGCCGCAGGCGCAGGACCG GAAAGCGCAGAAAGGTGAAAAGCAGGAACACATCTTCTGCTAAGGGTAAAAACGGTAAAGTTACAggagtgaagaggaggaggcggaAAGTGAGGCGGACAAAATCCAGAAGAAAGCTG ATTCTGAAAAAGACACCCACCACTCGCAGCCGTATTGCTAATAATCTTGGACTTGTGAAGGACAAGAAGAGTGCTTCAATTCCTGCAGTATACCGACCACCAGAGCACACGCTAAGCGGCATGCGTGCTGACATAGGTGCAGCATCTCTCTCCATCTATGGAGATCCTTTTGACCTGGATCCATTTGTGGAGCG tgaggaggaagagcagcACGCCCGTGTCACATCGCTGTTGGAGGCCAAAAGACGGGGGATCTCTCGCTCTGCTCTTCGCTCTCACCAGCCTGTAGCAAGACCAGTCACTGCAAGCCTTTCCAG GAGAAGTATGGCTGTGACCCCATCAGGGGGTGTTGTGGAGGAAGCTCCTGTGCCTGACCTCTTGGGCAGTATCCTGTCGGGACAGAGCGTCCTTTTGATGGACAGCTCTGATATCGTTATCAATCGAGATGGTTCCCTGAAAGCTACAAAGCCAA TGCTGCCATCAACGTCAGGTTGCAGCAATGGCAGTCGCTCAGGAGATGCCAGCACTGAGATCAGCCCAATGATGTCACCCAGCCAGGGAGACAGGTCTCCGTCTCTCCACCACAACGGAGACCTACCAGGATCCTCTTATAGTTCCACGAACAGACCTTTCTCCCAGAGCTCTTCTCACCTGTCCCCCTGCATTCCCTCTTCAGCCAACCACATCCAACCATCTTCCCATTCTGATTTTCCACCACGAGGTCCTCCAAGTTTGCATCAACCCCGTCCAATCAGACCGACACACCCTGCTGGTCATCTGAGAACCAATGGAGTTAGAGTCCCTACCCCCTCCACATCCATCCACCCCACCCGAGACTCCAGCTCTAGTAGCAAGGAAATGGCCTCATCACAGTCTCTATCTAAAAAAGCACCTCCAAAGCCCATGTGGGTAGATGTGTCAGTGCTTCCTAGGATACCAAAAATAAGAAGGGAGAGCAGCAGTATCACAAATGATGGCAATAGTCAAGGTGGCAGAACTAGTAGGGGAAGCAGTAGTAATTCTACCACCAGTAGTAATGATTATGGTGTGCCAGAAACGGGCATCACCAGCCTTGCTGGGGACAGGGGAAGGCAGCAAAGTGTAGACCAGCAAAAGGGCAGAGCAGATGGACAGAACCAGAGACAAAGGCCAGATGGAGCTAGCACGTCATCGGCCTTCTCCAactcattctcctcctcctcttcttcttcctcctctggtTCTTCTGCCAGCCATCCACGATATTCTTCGTCTTTCTCatcttcctcatcctcctcatcagTGAGTTTCCGCATTAATTCCAGTGGGAACTCCTGGCAGTCAAGGCGGCTAAGCGGCTCGCCATCTTCTGCTGCAGGAGGCAGTATGCAGGGACACCgcagagaaaaggaagaagaagcaaaaaagagacaactgCACAGGGATAAACAGATGCTCCTGGCATCACGTACACTGACCAGCCAGGACAGAGACAGTAATACTATTTACGATCCCTTTAATCCCACTCTGTCAGACTCTAACAGCTCAGATGATGAAGGTGAAAGCACAAGTCTGGATGTTAGCAACCGTCATGTCGCACATGATTGGAAGGCTCCCAGTTTGGGAAACAAGAAGAGATTAGTGCAAAGCAAGCAGGGCCAGATTTCTGTGAAAACAGAAACGCAGGAGATTGAGGAATCGCAGGAAGAACCAGTGAGAGTTAGTGCTCAGGAAACAACATCACTAGAGGTCAGTTTCCCAGAGGAATACATCAAGGTAAAAAAAGAATCTAGACTAACAGACACTgagactgaaaaacaaacattgttacTCCACACTAAAGTTAAAAAAGAGCCAGGGTTAGATGATGCAGGAGAAGACAAAAGGTTTggtcacactgtaaaacatttgaATTCAGAGACCAACACACCACCTGCTCAAAACAGCCTGGATCTtgtaaagacagagagagagtcttCAGAAGAGCAGAGTGGACAGATTGTTGGAACTCCCAACAGTGTTCCCCCTGACTGTGAGAACGATTCATCAGCATCTAACTCTGCTCCCATCAAGAAGAAACAAAAGCCAGAAATTATATCAGATTCCAAATCCTCTTCCAAGTCAAGAGATTCAGGCCTTAAGAAGAAGACCCCCCAAGTCTCAAAGGAGATGCGCTCTAGTAGTTCAGAGCCAGACCAAGGCAAGAGAAGAGACCATCATGCCTCAGGCGAGGGAGGccgaaagaaagaaaaggagaaggaCAGAGATAGGAATTCCAGACGCTCAAGgtccagagagaggaggaggagggcacaTTCAACCTCTGAGAGCTCTCAGTCAAATTCCCCAGATAGGACTCGCAGAAAGAGACAGCGGTCCAGGTCCCGGTCCCGATCCAAAGACAGGAGGCGATCTAG GTCTGGTTCCAGCTCTAGCAGCAGAGAACGATCAAGGAAGAAGAAGCACACACAAAAGAGCAAGGAAAGAAAtgacagcagagacagagacaatgACAGAAGACGGGCGTCAAGAGACCAGAGACGGGGCCGGTCTTGCTCTAAATCACGTTCAAGATCCAGATCTAGGTCGAAGGATCATAAACGTGGTAGGTCTCACTCGAAATCCCGGTCAAAATCACGCTCCAGATCCAGGGAAAGAAGAAAAGACCACACACGTCTCCAACAACCATCTTCCTCCTCCAGAGAGAAGGTGGAGTCACAGTCAAAAGACAAGAGGAGACGCAGGTCAAGGTCCAGCTCAAGAGATAAAAGGAAAGACAAAGGATCGTCTTCCAGGAGTTCTCAAAAAACTTCAGGGTCCCAGGTTCCGGCCTCTAAGGACACAAAACGGTTACAGgataagaaaaaagagaaggtaAACTCTCTCAAGGAGGAAAAAGTTGCCACATTGAATAAACCGAAGACTTCTTCCTGTAGTACTGACTCTCAACCtggaaagaaagacaaagaccTCAGGGCAGACGGTCCGGCCACAACACCAGAAAAGGTGAAAGAGATAAAGGTTGAAAAAgaaattaagaaagaaaaacaaccaacTCTTGATATGTTTGAAGATTTTTCTATTGCTAAACCAATTAAGAAAGAAGAAACTGACAGTCAAGCTTCAATGTTTGCCAAAAGCAAAGGTGAGGAGGAAAACAAAGAGGACCCCATTAAGACTGAGAAGTTTGAAATGAAAACTGAGACGTTTAAAATCAAGACGGAGACGTTTGAAACGAACACTGAGACTTGTGAAATCCCTATAATTAAATCCGAGCCAAGCTCCCCAGAATTATGCCACTTACCCCCCGTCACCTCATGTTCTACACTGACTCCCCCCGTTACAGCAGACAGTCCCCAGGATACAGTCTCTCAGTCAGAGTCACAGGCCTCTGGAGAACAACAAGACTCTGTAGGGTTCACTGTCCCTGTAAAGCAGGAAGTTCAGCAACCCTCAGACTCTGATGATGACTTTAACGTTGATGTGATGCTAGACAACCTGGACTATGTGAAGTCAGAGCGCACAGAGGACAGCAATGCATCTGTCAAACAAGCGAAGGaagtagaggaggagaagaatgaACCACTATCAACTGTAGTGAAATCCAAGACTCAAGTGAAGAGGGTAACCTGGAATATACAGGAGCCTGAGGGGCCTCAACGGGAGAAATCACCAAGCA AGCTCTCTCTGTATAAACTGAAGCTGAAGCAGGAAGGAGCTCGCAGACCCTCTTCAGCAGCCCAGACGTTGAGTCAG GACACCACTGGAGCTGCCAGTCACCACTCCAAGAGGGGGGCTGTTTGTCCGCCCAGTTCCTCATCTAGATCTGATGATGTACAAGCAGAGGTAGAGGAAGGGGATCTGTCAAGAAAAGACCAG TACTTGAAGAAGCTGCACATGCAGGAGAGAGCTATAGAAGAGGTGAAGCTCGCCATCAAGCCTTTCTACCAGAGGAGAGACATCAACAAGGATGAATACAAAGAGATTCTACGCAAAGCCGTCCAGAAG GTGTGCCACAGCAAGAGTGGGGAGATCAACCCGGTGAAGGTGGGCAATCTGGTCAAGGCATATGTGGACAAATACAAACATGCTAGGAAACACAGGAAGGGAGAGGACTTAGAGCAGACAGAGGAGGCTGAGGCCATGAAAATCTCTGATAGCCCATGA